In the Bremerella alba genome, one interval contains:
- a CDS encoding sialidase family protein — protein sequence MLPSISRRHFLAGTCAATFAGTAWAQRDAQPLIQSIEHETIWENRDGKSINWFHPRACVVDRQSASPLILMTTQEITGSDFFGPVHWSATEDLGETWSTPELIPAFDLRPVPGHDGLKIGVCDVVPEYHPPTNTTLAVGHCVYYRGNHFSGGDQLARYPMYSVRDSDGNWSDRKKLVWDDPRGSFIYSNNCGQRVVLPDGDVLMSFTFGDQGKHRLVAGVRCGFDGENLVIKQVGDPLVNNVGRGLLEPSVAQHQGRYFITIRAEDNRGYVAVSDDGLKWSAKKAWSWDNGEPLTMSTTQQHWLTHSDGLFLVYTRKDKPNQSVFRWRAPLYVCQVDPESLQLIRETEQIALPLVGDGINDPKRVPRMGNFHVVNASLGESWVTVGEAGYMGSMKRGDTLMARLKWSQPNRLVAS from the coding sequence ATGCTGCCATCCATCTCTCGTCGACATTTCCTGGCCGGAACTTGTGCGGCCACCTTCGCCGGCACCGCTTGGGCCCAGCGAGATGCGCAGCCGCTGATTCAGTCGATCGAACATGAGACGATCTGGGAAAACCGCGATGGCAAGTCGATCAACTGGTTCCATCCACGGGCATGTGTCGTCGACCGCCAGTCAGCCTCTCCCTTGATCTTGATGACGACGCAAGAGATCACCGGCTCCGATTTCTTTGGACCGGTTCATTGGTCGGCGACCGAAGACCTGGGAGAAACCTGGTCGACTCCCGAGTTGATTCCCGCGTTCGACTTACGACCCGTGCCAGGTCACGACGGATTGAAGATCGGAGTCTGCGATGTCGTCCCGGAATACCATCCCCCCACCAACACAACCCTGGCCGTAGGTCATTGCGTCTACTATCGCGGCAATCACTTCTCAGGGGGCGATCAACTGGCCCGCTACCCGATGTACAGCGTCCGAGACAGCGACGGCAACTGGAGCGATCGCAAAAAGCTGGTCTGGGATGACCCCCGCGGTAGCTTTATCTATTCCAATAACTGTGGCCAGCGAGTCGTGCTGCCGGATGGCGATGTCCTGATGTCATTCACCTTTGGGGACCAAGGCAAACATCGGCTGGTCGCTGGCGTGCGTTGTGGCTTCGATGGCGAAAACCTCGTCATCAAGCAAGTTGGCGATCCCCTGGTCAACAACGTCGGACGAGGCCTCCTCGAGCCTTCGGTCGCTCAGCATCAGGGGCGCTACTTCATCACCATTCGCGCCGAAGACAATCGCGGCTATGTCGCCGTCAGCGACGACGGGCTGAAGTGGTCGGCCAAGAAGGCATGGAGCTGGGACAACGGCGAGCCACTGACCATGTCGACCACGCAGCAGCATTGGCTGACGCACTCCGACGGGCTGTTCCTGGTTTACACACGCAAAGACAAACCCAACCAAAGCGTATTCCGTTGGCGCGCACCGCTGTATGTCTGCCAGGTCGATCCGGAAAGCCTGCAACTCATCCGCGAAACCGAACAGATCGCACTGCCGCTGGTCGGAGATGGAATCAACGACCCGAAGCGTGTTCCGCGGATGGGCAACTTTCACGTAGTCAATGCCTCGTTGGGCGAGTCGTGGGTGACCGTGGGCGAAGCCGGTTACATGGGCAGCATGAAACGTGGAGACACGCTCATGGCTCGGCTGAAATGGAGCCAACCGAACCGCCTGGTTGCCTCGTAA
- a CDS encoding mannonate dehydratase, producing MQLASVVTPLSDENLARVAQLGVQAVAVRYPGPELASLVAIRERLGRFGLKIAAIEGELPIQNAILGTPQQTQDFASMKQLLVHMAEAQVPICCYNFMPATDWARTDVHVRQRGGALTTAFRIADAERAASLHSVTHADSTPPLTASQMWNNLTRMLEELLPTAEAAGVALAMHPDDPPLASFGKHARIMNRVEDFDRLLDLSTSRSNAICFCQGNFAAIGADIPATIRKWGQRIAYVHFRDVSGTADDFVETFHDNGPTDMLAAMKAYREIGFTGPIRPDHVPQLAGEEQGQPGYTMLARYFAFGYIRALMQATEPTPVG from the coding sequence ATGCAACTAGCATCGGTAGTCACTCCCCTATCCGACGAGAACCTGGCCCGCGTCGCTCAGCTGGGGGTCCAGGCCGTTGCCGTCCGCTACCCTGGGCCAGAGCTTGCCAGCCTGGTCGCGATTCGAGAACGCCTGGGCCGCTTCGGCTTGAAGATCGCAGCCATCGAAGGCGAACTTCCCATCCAGAACGCCATCCTCGGCACACCGCAGCAGACCCAAGATTTCGCCAGTATGAAGCAGTTGCTGGTTCACATGGCAGAAGCGCAAGTGCCGATCTGCTGCTACAACTTCATGCCGGCAACCGACTGGGCCCGAACCGATGTTCACGTGCGACAGCGCGGCGGAGCACTCACGACGGCCTTTCGCATCGCCGATGCCGAGCGTGCCGCATCACTACATTCGGTAACGCATGCCGATTCGACACCACCGCTTACGGCGTCGCAGATGTGGAACAATCTCACTCGCATGCTGGAAGAACTCCTGCCGACCGCCGAAGCGGCCGGCGTTGCCCTGGCCATGCACCCCGACGACCCTCCGCTGGCCTCCTTCGGGAAACATGCCCGCATCATGAACCGCGTCGAGGACTTCGATCGCCTGCTTGACCTCTCGACGTCTCGCAGCAACGCCATCTGCTTTTGCCAAGGCAACTTTGCGGCGATCGGAGCCGACATCCCTGCCACCATCCGGAAATGGGGCCAGCGCATCGCCTACGTTCATTTTCGCGACGTAAGCGGAACGGCGGACGACTTTGTCGAGACGTTTCATGACAACGGTCCCACCGACATGCTGGCCGCGATGAAAGCCTACCGCGAGATCGGTTTTACCGGACCGATCCGCCCCGATCACGTTCCGCAACTCGCCGGCGAAGAGCAAGGTCAGCCTGGATATACCATGCTGGCCCGCTACTTCGCGTTTGGCTACATCCGTGCCCTCATGCAAGCGACCGAGCCGACACCGGTCGGCTGA
- a CDS encoding GntR family transcriptional regulator codes for MLCTVRAILEDMITEKKSERPVLLNASEKCYSVLRKMLVCGQLPVGSRLAEVEWSQRLGVQRAALREAMVLLTHDGLLIRRATGGFFVPKPEEVRYDSLWDARIVLELGALELTFAPGTPPRDLTPLKKICGTMEDLHLSGLTMGFYESDFLFHQTLLELSGNEILSKMFSHSAQHFYPLAPVTEDIRKEKEAKVIREHREIIAFLEAGDVPAASGLLREHIARNKAVIPNLPVAAGRK; via the coding sequence ATGCTGTGTACAGTCCGTGCTATCCTGGAGGACATGATCACCGAAAAGAAATCCGAACGGCCCGTTTTGCTCAACGCCAGTGAGAAGTGTTATTCCGTGCTGCGGAAGATGCTTGTGTGCGGCCAGCTGCCGGTGGGTAGCCGTTTGGCGGAAGTGGAATGGTCGCAGCGGTTGGGCGTCCAGCGGGCTGCACTGCGTGAGGCCATGGTGCTGCTTACGCACGACGGCCTGTTGATTCGTCGCGCGACTGGCGGGTTCTTCGTGCCGAAGCCTGAGGAGGTTCGTTACGACTCGCTATGGGACGCTCGGATCGTGCTGGAGCTGGGTGCCCTGGAGCTGACCTTTGCCCCAGGCACTCCCCCTCGCGACTTGACCCCGCTGAAGAAAATCTGCGGCACGATGGAGGACCTTCATCTGTCGGGATTGACGATGGGGTTCTACGAATCGGACTTCCTCTTTCATCAGACACTTCTCGAACTCTCGGGCAACGAGATCCTCTCGAAGATGTTTTCGCACTCCGCTCAGCACTTCTATCCTTTGGCTCCGGTGACCGAGGACATTCGCAAAGAGAAAGAAGCGAAGGTCATTCGCGAGCATCGAGAGATTATCGCTTTCTTAGAAGCAGGAGATGTCCCGGCTGCCTCCGGGCTTCTCCGAGAACATATCGCACGCAACAAGGCAGTGATCCCCAATTTGCCGGTTGCTGCCGGTCGTAAATAG
- a CDS encoding DUF1559 domain-containing protein → MIPKNMRKSLRRGFTLVELLVVIAIIGVLIALLLPAVQQAREAARRMTCSANYKQVALAIHNYHDTHLTFPLGGGISGGCSGFSGAHLFSWGVYTLPFLEQGARYDAVRFDVSNYANGYAPNHDPETALGPVSVYLCPSNPQSDTMVNPTLSGNIDAYARTDMAGVADSRDWRCDSSGSPGLRPRSDGNGVFYAMSSTKFRDIIDGTSNTLLVGEVTGDPQQATSDSATTYNGNVYALYDMLDTSSGINGPFTVPGGGTFAWRPQGFSSYHPGGAHFALADGSVRYFPETIDQTLLSGLTTRAGGEVLSEF, encoded by the coding sequence ATGATTCCCAAGAACATGCGTAAATCCCTACGCCGAGGTTTTACTCTCGTCGAACTGTTGGTCGTGATTGCCATCATCGGAGTTCTCATTGCGCTGTTGCTGCCGGCCGTACAGCAAGCACGCGAAGCTGCACGGCGGATGACTTGCTCTGCTAATTACAAGCAAGTGGCGTTGGCCATCCATAACTATCACGATACCCATCTCACGTTTCCCTTAGGGGGCGGAATCTCGGGCGGTTGTAGTGGATTTAGTGGAGCGCATCTCTTCTCTTGGGGCGTCTATACGCTTCCCTTTCTAGAGCAAGGGGCTCGCTACGATGCAGTTCGCTTTGACGTAAGCAACTACGCCAATGGATACGCGCCCAATCACGACCCTGAAACGGCGCTGGGCCCCGTTTCCGTCTATCTTTGCCCATCCAATCCACAAAGCGATACGATGGTGAACCCAACTTTGTCGGGCAACATTGACGCCTATGCAAGAACCGACATGGCCGGTGTCGCCGACTCGCGTGATTGGCGTTGTGATAGTTCTGGTTCGCCAGGTCTTCGTCCTCGCTCGGATGGCAATGGTGTTTTCTATGCCATGTCTTCGACCAAATTTCGTGACATTATCGATGGCACTTCCAATACCTTGTTGGTTGGTGAAGTTACCGGTGACCCCCAGCAAGCGACCAGCGACAGTGCGACCACCTACAACGGCAATGTGTACGCGTTGTATGACATGCTGGATACGTCGTCCGGAATCAATGGTCCGTTCACGGTACCCGGCGGCGGAACGTTTGCCTGGCGTCCGCAAGGTTTCTCCAGCTACCATCCCGGTGGAGCTCACTTCGCACTCGCTGATGGTAGCGTGCGTTACTTCCCGGAAACGATCGACCAAACCCTCTTGTCCGGATTGACGACGCGCGCCGGTGGGGAAGTTCTGAGCGAGTTCTAA
- a CDS encoding sialidase family protein, protein MISRTCLGLALLILLAFDAASALAEGPVETMHLVAKPKTLRGYRNINGDLIQLNDGSLLFSYTEYGDDGGIVAMRSNDLGKTWSEPTVLIPQPQLPRPGKYKHPSLLQLANGDLLLAYNYTTHPAKPYYAMTLYRRSHDNGKTWSEQLPMTPYTGYTLVHNDKLLALKDGRIVAAAATKKYLPSTQDHNGYVGLTFYSDDQGYSWHASKNVVDLFASSKIEVQEPDVEELKDGRLLMFARTYSGFPVKAYSEDRGETWSKGEVISDLKMPYAGLPTVRRIPSTGDLLFIWISGSSKTESGLPLRTVLSTAISKDEGKTFEHQRNLAKDLSNDFGYQCVEFLEDGTALVVYHANDGLHLARVNVDWFYGK, encoded by the coding sequence ATGATTTCGCGAACTTGTCTCGGGCTGGCGTTGCTGATACTTCTCGCATTCGATGCCGCCTCCGCTCTGGCCGAGGGGCCTGTCGAGACGATGCATCTGGTCGCCAAGCCGAAGACGCTTCGCGGGTATCGCAATATCAATGGGGACTTGATCCAGCTCAACGATGGATCGCTGCTGTTCTCTTATACGGAATACGGAGACGATGGCGGTATCGTAGCGATGCGGTCGAACGATCTGGGGAAAACCTGGAGCGAACCGACAGTTCTCATCCCGCAGCCGCAGTTGCCTCGGCCAGGTAAATACAAACACCCAAGTCTGCTGCAGCTGGCCAATGGTGATCTTCTGTTGGCATACAACTACACGACGCACCCTGCCAAGCCGTACTACGCGATGACACTGTATCGTCGCAGCCATGACAACGGAAAGACGTGGAGCGAGCAGCTTCCGATGACGCCGTACACCGGCTACACGCTGGTCCACAACGACAAGCTGCTTGCGCTGAAAGATGGACGCATCGTTGCGGCGGCAGCGACGAAAAAGTACCTGCCGAGCACGCAAGATCATAACGGCTATGTCGGACTCACGTTTTACTCGGACGATCAAGGATACAGTTGGCACGCCAGCAAGAATGTGGTCGATTTGTTTGCCTCGTCCAAGATCGAAGTTCAAGAGCCTGACGTGGAAGAGTTGAAAGATGGTCGGCTGTTGATGTTTGCTCGCACCTATAGTGGGTTTCCTGTTAAAGCCTATTCGGAAGATCGCGGCGAGACATGGTCGAAAGGGGAGGTGATCTCGGATCTGAAGATGCCGTATGCAGGGCTGCCGACCGTTCGCCGGATTCCCTCGACCGGCGATCTGCTTTTCATTTGGATCAGCGGAAGCTCGAAGACCGAGAGTGGGCTCCCCCTGCGAACCGTACTATCGACGGCCATCTCGAAAGACGAAGGCAAAACTTTCGAGCATCAGCGAAACCTGGCCAAAGACCTGTCGAACGACTTTGGTTATCAATGCGTTGAGTTCCTGGAAGATGGAACGGCATTGGTTGTGTACCACGCCAACGATGGCCTGCACCTGGCACGTGTTAACGTCGATTGGTTCTACGGTAAATAG
- a CDS encoding dihydrodipicolinate synthase family protein, whose translation MQDTNFITALCTPLDDTESIDVAGLEAHIDDQLDHGINSLLAGGTMGFMQLLSMDSYRQLAEESVRLVRGRAELLVGVGDTSTAATMARIRAVENLPVDGLVVLTPYLIPYTQSELIDYFTDLADQSKKPIYLYDLPRMTGTKLENSTVRILSLHPNIHGIKCSDHFAVSRPLLSPRDEQFRVIIAQPTLLDVLLKAGVQEHLDGVFGFAPNWIGELQSALEREDWFSVTKIQNQFNELLSAMQSFDASIFATTTELLNLRGISGRMAPKPIRMLTAAEQERFRSLPIIQQAISQGAMDH comes from the coding sequence ATGCAAGACACCAACTTTATTACTGCATTGTGTACCCCGCTCGACGATACCGAGTCGATTGATGTTGCCGGCCTCGAAGCTCACATCGACGATCAGCTCGATCATGGAATCAACAGCTTGTTAGCTGGCGGGACGATGGGCTTTATGCAGTTGTTATCCATGGATAGCTACCGACAGCTGGCCGAAGAAAGTGTGCGTCTGGTACGCGGCCGAGCCGAATTGCTGGTAGGGGTCGGGGATACCAGCACGGCCGCGACCATGGCACGCATTCGGGCCGTCGAAAACCTGCCGGTCGATGGCCTGGTCGTTCTGACCCCTTACTTGATTCCATACACGCAAAGCGAGTTGATCGACTACTTCACCGACCTGGCCGATCAAAGCAAGAAGCCGATTTATCTGTACGATCTACCTCGGATGACCGGCACCAAGCTCGAAAACAGCACGGTCAGAATCTTGAGCCTGCACCCGAATATTCACGGCATTAAATGCTCGGATCACTTCGCGGTGAGCCGCCCGTTGTTGTCGCCTCGGGACGAGCAGTTTCGCGTGATCATCGCTCAGCCGACACTACTCGACGTGTTGCTGAAAGCGGGCGTGCAAGAGCACCTGGACGGTGTCTTTGGGTTTGCACCGAACTGGATCGGCGAGCTTCAGTCGGCGCTCGAACGCGAGGACTGGTTCTCGGTGACCAAGATTCAGAACCAGTTCAATGAACTATTGTCCGCGATGCAATCGTTCGATGCGTCGATCTTCGCGACAACGACCGAGCTGTTAAACCTGCGCGGCATTTCCGGCAGAATGGCCCCCAAGCCGATTCGCATGTTGACGGCTGCGGAGCAAGAGCGTTTTCGCAGCTTGCCGATTATCCAGCAAGCGATCTCCCAAGGGGCGATGGATCACTGA
- a CDS encoding MlrC C-terminal domain-containing protein: MAAPNGNVGAYWDISTAVQKSQELEGPVCLLEMGDNIGAGSAAKATWIAQALMQEGDCRAYVALCDPAVVAGAQQAGIGASLQLSIGGQPDEIDGIPLKGMFEIVSLHAGRFAEDAPQHGGKTEFDMGPTVILLATNGLTLQVTTHRTSPWSLGQLTHCGLDPPAFQIIVAKGGNAPLAAYKDVCPNFIRVDTPGITSANMERLAYTHRRSPMYPFERDATWPPTQ, translated from the coding sequence ATGGCAGCGCCGAACGGAAACGTTGGGGCTTATTGGGATATTTCGACGGCCGTACAAAAATCCCAGGAACTGGAAGGTCCAGTTTGCCTGCTTGAAATGGGAGACAACATCGGCGCCGGTTCGGCCGCCAAAGCCACCTGGATCGCTCAGGCACTAATGCAAGAAGGCGATTGCCGTGCGTATGTCGCCCTCTGCGATCCGGCAGTTGTGGCCGGGGCCCAACAAGCAGGGATCGGAGCGAGCTTACAACTCTCCATTGGCGGTCAGCCAGATGAAATCGACGGCATACCACTGAAAGGCATGTTTGAAATCGTCTCGCTTCACGCAGGCCGCTTTGCGGAAGACGCACCGCAGCATGGCGGCAAGACCGAGTTCGACATGGGACCGACGGTGATCCTCCTCGCCACGAATGGACTGACGCTTCAGGTCACCACCCACCGAACGTCTCCTTGGTCGCTCGGTCAACTAACGCACTGTGGCCTCGATCCGCCCGCGTTTCAGATCATCGTCGCCAAAGGGGGCAACGCGCCTTTGGCGGCGTACAAAGATGTCTGTCCAAACTTCATTCGCGTCGACACACCTGGCATTACGTCCGCGAACATGGAACGACTGGCATACACTCACCGCCGCAGCCCGATGTATCCATTTGAACGGGACGCGACCTGGCCGCCAACTCAGTGA
- a CDS encoding RidA family protein → MKPFQTIADPNIPTSYLPFSPAVQLGSLVFVSGQASVDSSGNIVTDSFEGEIRRSLENVQRILAATNLTLSDVVQTRNYVGRQEDLAEFNRIYSEYFDEPYPARTTLMGCLGTLLKFEVDVIAVIPDQR, encoded by the coding sequence ATGAAGCCATTTCAAACCATAGCAGACCCCAATATCCCCACGAGTTACTTACCATTCAGCCCCGCAGTTCAGCTGGGCTCGCTCGTTTTTGTCTCGGGGCAGGCCTCGGTCGACTCCTCTGGAAATATCGTAACGGATTCGTTCGAGGGTGAAATACGTCGCAGTCTGGAGAATGTTCAACGAATCCTGGCGGCGACTAACTTGACGCTTTCCGATGTCGTTCAGACCCGCAACTATGTCGGGCGACAGGAAGACCTGGCTGAGTTCAATCGAATCTACAGCGAGTATTTCGACGAGCCCTACCCTGCCCGGACAACCTTGATGGGCTGCCTGGGGACGCTGCTGAAGTTTGAAGTGGACGTGATTGCGGTCATTCCGGACCAACGATAG
- a CDS encoding IclR family transcriptional regulator, whose protein sequence is MESTTVVKAFALLESIAAGSPDGLRLSELADAVDMAKPTAHRLIKTLVGLGYVDAPGGGVYRLGSRASLLAGGTGDAELIRLAQPLLVQLNEKLDETINLGVMRNSRVVYLRSIESKQALRHVVNGEEDPFYCTALGRAIASHLPEVERNRLVQVTKLSARTDKTITSSDQLQKVMEQAAELGYAIESDETDIGVTCIGVPVFAKKQVVGAISLTAPSLRLPEARQGDVVRQLKTATRKLSKLLSSP, encoded by the coding sequence ATGGAATCAACAACGGTTGTCAAAGCGTTCGCCCTGCTCGAATCGATCGCGGCAGGTTCCCCTGACGGTCTCCGCTTGTCGGAGCTTGCCGATGCGGTTGACATGGCCAAGCCCACGGCCCATCGTCTGATTAAGACGTTGGTCGGCTTGGGGTACGTCGATGCGCCCGGCGGTGGAGTTTACCGGCTAGGTTCCCGGGCAAGCTTATTGGCCGGAGGTACCGGTGATGCGGAATTGATTCGCCTGGCCCAACCACTTCTGGTGCAGCTGAATGAAAAGCTGGATGAAACGATCAACTTGGGCGTCATGCGGAACAGCCGGGTGGTTTATCTGCGTTCGATTGAAAGCAAGCAGGCCCTGCGGCATGTCGTCAACGGCGAGGAAGACCCGTTCTACTGCACCGCTTTAGGACGGGCGATCGCTTCTCATTTGCCGGAAGTGGAACGCAACCGACTGGTTCAAGTGACCAAGCTATCGGCCAGGACCGACAAGACGATCACGTCCTCCGACCAACTTCAAAAAGTAATGGAGCAGGCAGCCGAGCTTGGATATGCCATCGAGTCGGATGAAACCGATATTGGCGTGACATGTATTGGTGTGCCGGTGTTTGCCAAAAAGCAGGTGGTCGGAGCGATCAGTCTGACGGCCCCATCCTTGCGGCTTCCGGAAGCTCGCCAGGGCGATGTCGTTCGTCAGCTGAAAACGGCGACGCGCAAGCTTAGTAAGCTTTTATCTTCCCCTTAA
- a CDS encoding aspartate aminotransferase family protein, with the protein MTSAEISVRSSELYDRACRCLATGVSSSLRRHVTSPPLYIEHADGPYFFDEDGVCRADYTLGWGPLIVGSNHAGINAAVARQLKKGYTYGCQHTAEIELAELIVDSVPGIEQVIFSNTGTEAIQAAIRIARAHTGRDKILKFEGHYHGWLNNVLVSYRPKQDDSTLPQATCGGQPASEFADTLVLPWNDIEAVRQLFAERGPEIAGVLTEPILANSGSCMPKPGYLEELIALCREHNIVSIFDEVITGFRVALGGARELFDLQPDLSVYGKALAGGFTMSAVGGAAEMFEVLRDGRTIHSGTYNGTSLNIVAAIETIRELRKPGTYQRMEEHGQAVSDAILVAASKRDVPATISGVGSVFSVHLGVKTPPRNYREMLNSNMSLYGKFRQAMLQRGVQLLPDARWYVGTQHDDEVLARVIPVIEPSMKDATQ; encoded by the coding sequence GTGACTTCTGCCGAGATCTCTGTACGTTCGTCCGAGTTATACGACCGCGCTTGTCGCTGCCTGGCCACAGGCGTTTCCAGCTCGCTGCGGCGACATGTGACCTCTCCGCCGCTCTATATCGAGCACGCCGATGGACCGTACTTTTTCGATGAAGACGGTGTCTGCCGGGCCGACTACACGCTGGGCTGGGGACCGCTGATCGTGGGATCGAATCACGCCGGCATCAACGCCGCCGTGGCTCGTCAGTTGAAAAAGGGTTACACGTACGGCTGCCAGCATACGGCCGAGATCGAGCTTGCCGAACTGATTGTCGACTCGGTGCCAGGTATCGAGCAGGTCATCTTTTCAAACACCGGTACCGAGGCCATTCAGGCCGCCATCCGAATTGCCCGGGCACATACCGGTCGAGACAAGATCTTAAAGTTTGAAGGGCATTACCATGGTTGGCTGAACAACGTGCTCGTTTCGTACCGACCGAAACAAGACGACAGCACCTTGCCGCAAGCAACATGCGGCGGTCAGCCGGCCAGTGAATTCGCCGATACGCTGGTGCTTCCTTGGAATGACATCGAAGCGGTTCGGCAGTTGTTCGCCGAACGTGGCCCTGAAATCGCCGGCGTGCTGACTGAACCGATTCTGGCGAATTCCGGTAGCTGCATGCCGAAGCCAGGCTACCTGGAAGAGTTAATCGCACTTTGCCGCGAGCACAACATTGTGTCGATCTTTGACGAAGTGATTACCGGATTTCGAGTCGCTTTGGGTGGTGCTCGGGAGCTGTTTGATCTTCAGCCAGACTTGTCGGTGTATGGTAAGGCCCTGGCCGGTGGCTTTACGATGTCTGCGGTCGGGGGTGCGGCGGAAATGTTTGAGGTGCTGAGGGATGGTCGCACGATTCACTCAGGAACCTATAATGGCACCTCGTTAAATATCGTCGCGGCAATTGAAACGATCCGTGAACTTCGCAAGCCAGGCACCTATCAGCGCATGGAGGAACACGGCCAGGCCGTAAGTGACGCCATCTTGGTGGCGGCCAGTAAGCGTGATGTCCCTGCAACGATTAGTGGTGTCGGAAGTGTATTCTCGGTCCATCTTGGTGTAAAGACACCACCGCGCAACTATCGCGAAATGCTCAACTCGAATATGTCACTATATGGAAAGTTTCGCCAGGCGATGCTGCAACGTGGCGTTCAGCTTTTGCCGGATGCCCGGTGGTACGTTGGTACCCAGCATGACGACGAAGTCCTGGCCCGAGTCATCCCCGTAATTGAACCCTCGATGAAGGACGCTACCCAATGA
- a CDS encoding fumarylacetoacetate hydrolase family protein: MKLIQFGPYGKEKPGLLTEAGVRKDLSSKLARYDREFFNQGGLAQLAELKDSLDSLPTVADDVRWGAPIARPGKVICIGLNYADHAEESGMEVPTEPIIFFKGSNTVVGPYDEIQIPRKSEKTDWEVELGIVIGKDARYLESESDAAQYIAGYCISHDVSERHFQLERGGQWVKGKSCDTFNPVGPFVTTCDEITDVDNLAMELDVNGERMQTGNTKTMVFKPNYLVYYLSQFMTLEAGDLISTGTPPGVGLGMNPPKFLKTTDKIRLSIEGLGEQRQTCVDA; this comes from the coding sequence ATGAAATTGATTCAGTTCGGACCTTACGGCAAGGAAAAGCCGGGGCTGCTAACCGAAGCTGGCGTGCGTAAAGATCTCAGCAGCAAGCTCGCCAGGTATGATCGTGAGTTCTTCAACCAAGGCGGACTCGCCCAGCTGGCCGAACTAAAAGACTCGCTCGATTCGCTACCCACGGTCGCCGATGATGTTCGCTGGGGAGCACCGATCGCTCGGCCGGGCAAGGTCATTTGCATTGGCTTGAACTACGCCGACCATGCCGAAGAGTCGGGCATGGAAGTTCCCACAGAACCGATTATCTTCTTCAAGGGATCCAACACGGTCGTCGGTCCCTACGATGAGATTCAGATTCCCCGCAAGAGCGAAAAGACCGACTGGGAAGTCGAGCTGGGGATTGTGATTGGGAAGGATGCCCGCTACCTGGAAAGTGAATCGGACGCCGCCCAGTACATCGCCGGGTACTGCATTTCGCACGATGTGTCGGAACGACATTTTCAGTTGGAGCGGGGAGGCCAGTGGGTCAAAGGAAAGAGCTGCGATACGTTCAATCCGGTCGGGCCATTTGTGACAACGTGCGATGAGATCACCGATGTCGACAACCTGGCCATGGAGTTGGATGTTAACGGTGAGCGTATGCAAACCGGCAATACGAAGACGATGGTCTTCAAACCCAACTACCTCGTCTATTACCTGTCGCAGTTTATGACCTTGGAAGCCGGCGACTTGATTTCCACGGGAACGCCCCCAGGTGTCGGGCTTGGAATGAATCCCCCCAAGTTCTTGAAGACCACCGACAAGATTCGCTTGTCGATCGAAGGACTGGGCGAGCAGCGACAGACGTGCGTTGACGCGTAG